Within the Roseicitreum antarcticum genome, the region ACGGTAGCCCGGGGTGATGAAGATATCGGTCTTGCCGGTCCATTCGCGCAAGGTACCGTCCGGGGCGGCCGCACTTTCGATCAGGCGCAACGCGGTGGTGCCGACGGCGATGATACGCCCGCCTGCCGCACGGGTCGCGTTGATCTCGGCTGCGGCCTGCGGCGTGATCTGGCCCCATTCGGCATGCATCTTGTGGGTCGAGATATCATCCACCTTCACCGGCAGAAAGGTGCCCGCACCGACATGCAGCGTCACCTCGGTGAAGTCCACGCCATGATCGCGCAGCGCCTGCAAGAGATCCAGATCGAAATGCAGCGATGCGGTGGGGGCCGCGACAGCGCCGCGTTCGCGGGCAAACACCGTCTGGTAATCGTCGTCGTCCTGCGCATCGGCGGCGCGTCTGCCCGCGATATAGGGCGGCAACGGCATCGCACCGACCTGCGAAAGGGCGGCGTCGAATGCGTCGCCGGTCAGGTTGAAGCGCAAAGTCGCGTCCTCGGCCCCTTTGGCGGTGACATGGGCATGCAGCGTTTCGGAAAACACCACATCCTCGCCCACCGCCAGCTTGCGCAGGGGTTTGACCATGGCGCGCCAGTCGCCGTCGGGCAGCGGCTCCATCAATGTCACTTCGATCTTCGCGCTGACCCTGCCTTGTGCGCTGTCGCGCCAGCGTCGGCCGGTCAGCCGCGCGGGGATCACGCGGGTGTTGTTCAGCACCATCCGGTCGCCCGGGCGCAACCACAGGCTCAGGTCGCGCACATGGGCATCGGAAATCGCGGTGCCAGATGCCACCAGCATGCGCGCCGCCGGGCGCGGGCGCACCGGGCGGGTGGCGATCAGCCCCTCGGGCAGGTCAAAGTCGAAATCGGACAGCTGCATGGAAGGACACTCTTTGCCACACTATGAAAACTTGAGACGCCCCTTTAACTTTGCCGTCCCGTGACTACAACTGACCAAAGTCCATTTCAGTTGAAAGGTAACCCATGCTTGAACCCGGCGCGACTGCCCCCGATTTCACCCTGCCCCGCGATGGCGGCGGCGACCTGACGCTTTCCGACCTGCGCGGCGGGCCGGTGGTGCTGTATTTCTACCCGAAGGACGACACGCCGGGCTGCACGAAGGAGGCGCAGGGCTTCACCGAGGCGGCGGATGACTTTGCCGCCATCAGCGCGAAGGTCGTCGGCGTG harbors:
- the queA gene encoding tRNA preQ1(34) S-adenosylmethionine ribosyltransferase-isomerase QueA, whose translation is MQLSDFDFDLPEGLIATRPVRPRPAARMLVASGTAISDAHVRDLSLWLRPGDRMVLNNTRVIPARLTGRRWRDSAQGRVSAKIEVTLMEPLPDGDWRAMVKPLRKLAVGEDVVFSETLHAHVTAKGAEDATLRFNLTGDAFDAALSQVGAMPLPPYIAGRRAADAQDDDDYQTVFARERGAVAAPTASLHFDLDLLQALRDHGVDFTEVTLHVGAGTFLPVKVDDISTHKMHAEWGQITPQAAAEINATRAAGGRIIAVGTTALRLIESAAAPDGTLREWTGKTDIFITPGYRFRVTDGLMTNFHLPKSTLMMLVAALMGQSAIQNIYSHAVGQGYRFFSYGDASLLIPEGKEGCT